A section of the Sporosarcina sp. ANT_H38 genome encodes:
- a CDS encoding phage head closure protein, with translation MSRFNDVIDLIKEIEGTDADGFPAVVTTERFNIFANRKGVRSSEFYQASQEGYALEVMFIIRSVDYESEESLRYKAKEYTIIRTYDKGEFIELVCTSQKRR, from the coding sequence GTGAGCCGATTTAATGACGTTATTGATTTAATTAAAGAAATAGAAGGTACAGATGCCGATGGATTCCCGGCGGTTGTAACTACTGAACGATTCAATATATTCGCGAATCGGAAAGGAGTACGTTCATCTGAATTTTATCAAGCATCACAAGAGGGATACGCATTAGAGGTCATGTTTATCATTCGTTCTGTTGATTATGAATCAGAAGAATCCCTGCGATATAAAGCCAAGGAATATACAATTATTCGAACATACGACAAAGGTGAATTTATTGAACTTGTATGTACAAGTCAGAAACGACGGTGA
- a CDS encoding phage portal protein: MNLFERLFGKTDGNKSVTTYKMITDMGDGFYSFGNNMYKSDIVRACIRPKAKAIGKLVAKHIQQTTNDFKVNPEVNIRFLLEEPNPLMTGQVMQEKLANQLALNNNAFAWVKRDELGNAIEIYPLVCNSVELLESPTGDIFMKFYFRNGNQKVYPYTDIIHLRSDFNEDDIFGDSPQEALASLMEVVNTIDQGVVKAVKNSAVVKWILKFASVLKPDDVKSAVKDFSDSYLSLNNEGGAAAADPRYELQQVKPESYIPNEHIFNTMVQRVYSFFNTNTKIIQSDYTEDQWVAYYEAEIEPVAMQMSGVYTKAIFNKKKRMQGDSISFGMSSLQHSSMQTKLELVQLVDRGAMTPNEWRAELGLSPIEGGNKPIRRLDTALVEDEARRKEVKKLGQNGKKGTDNAKD; encoded by the coding sequence TTGAACCTGTTCGAACGGTTATTTGGCAAAACAGACGGTAACAAAAGCGTCACAACTTACAAAATGATCACTGATATGGGCGACGGATTCTACTCGTTTGGTAATAATATGTACAAAAGTGATATTGTCCGGGCATGTATTCGGCCAAAAGCGAAAGCAATTGGCAAATTAGTAGCCAAGCACATTCAACAAACCACGAATGATTTCAAGGTTAATCCAGAAGTGAATATTCGTTTTCTGTTAGAAGAACCAAATCCTTTAATGACTGGACAAGTCATGCAAGAAAAGTTGGCCAATCAGCTTGCTTTGAATAACAATGCGTTCGCCTGGGTTAAGCGAGATGAATTAGGCAACGCGATCGAAATATATCCGCTGGTTTGCAATAGCGTGGAATTGTTAGAATCACCAACTGGCGACATATTCATGAAGTTTTATTTTCGCAATGGGAATCAAAAAGTATATCCATACACGGACATTATTCATTTGCGGAGTGATTTTAACGAGGATGATATATTCGGAGACAGTCCGCAGGAAGCCCTTGCATCGTTAATGGAAGTTGTTAACACAATAGACCAAGGAGTCGTTAAAGCCGTCAAAAATAGCGCGGTGGTCAAGTGGATATTGAAGTTTGCATCGGTACTGAAACCGGACGACGTCAAATCAGCTGTGAAAGATTTTAGCGACAGTTATTTGAGTCTAAATAACGAGGGTGGTGCGGCTGCTGCTGATCCCCGATATGAATTACAACAAGTTAAACCAGAAAGCTATATTCCCAACGAACACATCTTTAACACGATGGTTCAGCGGGTATATAGCTTTTTTAATACAAACACAAAAATCATTCAATCCGATTACACGGAAGATCAATGGGTAGCGTATTACGAAGCCGAAATAGAACCCGTGGCCATGCAAATGAGCGGCGTTTATACCAAGGCCATATTTAACAAAAAGAAACGTATGCAGGGTGATAGTATCTCGTTTGGAATGTCTAGTTTACAACATTCGTCCATGCAAACGAAATTAGAACTTGTGCAGCTTGTAGATAGAGGTGCAATGACTCCGAATGAGTGGCGTGCTGAACTTGGGTTGTCGCCAATCGAGGGTGGAAACAAGCCAATTAGACGCCTTGATACAGCATTAGTAGAAGATGAAGCCCGCCGGAAGGAGGTGAAAAAGCTTGGACAAAACGGAAAAAAGGGAACTGACAACGCAAAAGATTGA
- a CDS encoding phage tail tape measure protein, which translates to MAEDIGSLAISLSIDSANFEQSMSSIDRNLRAMGQEMRSVQARGREWGASTDGLTTRQETLSRMLDGQGTKVERLRAAYEASRAATGENSAATENLAIQLNRATAEYNRTETELNQVRDALRRQADELRLSQSNWTRLGETLQAVGSGIQAVGDKVTSVGKGLTVGLTAPILAFGAAGIAAFNDVDEAIDTVITKTGATGDAAGKLAENFRAVAKRVPDDLLSVGEAIGEVNTQFGFLGTELEDASQLMLQFANINGTDVTSASIASKQAIEAYGLANSDLNSVLDSVTKTAQDTGQSVDSLFDKATKGAPQIKALGLTFSEGTALIGSFEKAGVDSSAALSSMSKAQVIFAKSGKTLEEGLNGTIKAILGAKTETDALNIAAKVFGTKGGPRMVDAIKRGTFNLDEFTGAGEKAAGTVKKTFDETVDPIDQAAIAMNNAKLAMAEVGEVVQAALLPFMEKATKVLGQAADKFRELSPEAKKTILIIAGAAAAVGPTLVVLGTLISSVGSIVGAFGAASLSIAGAGGLGAAILGLAGPVGIAVLAIGGIAAAGYGLYKMLNQTSIPEIDIFGDKVSDNTQKAVGAFTKLNDEATVQLNGLKWSGIAVSDEMATGIIGSFNKMGDTVLAEMQTDHASQLATAQQYFTENKTLTDEEQKGLLKTIVDGQVEKEKTVTDAQKQFNAIITKASEERRQVTAAEQAILDTLQREMMETGIKHLSESEEESLVILERLKLESGKISAEQALDTAARARESRDSVVEEAEKKYDETIAFAMLLKEDGSAESEALYKKIVEDAENTRDEAVAAADGQYEKVISIAKVKGDEYVTETELRLGKVMTAWQKAGFDIGADVSVMSINVVRDLKTMAIDGAVWFAKLKGDGIKAAAGLATGISTAIKSIPSIVRGILVDAAVEAAKSIIEFKEVGEDIVAGLRKGLVKKSAEVTLDAYNLGRSMVDSISKSIGRKSPATEFIKVAEDAGKGLVVGMKNSTSDVSKASKDTGQAMVDAVTGASKALSAATRKNAEEIKKIASDAEKKRTEIQKEYADKRAELGQQSAKSAQTALKTSKDKKGVIVTTGMEKLYEIQKAASTKITKLNEDEQKKLATVNEKAWTDMQKKESEVSKARLESVKTYVADKNSIDELSVVAESEIWRKSLALFEVGTKERIDVQKLYQASLKTINDEVVKINDDHAKQVLEINERLRKGEEDLNSTYKKAVEDRAESIRSFAGLFDEIVYKAETTGEELIANLRGQVSYIDGWAHSIEMLAKRGIDEGLLEELRAMGPKALPQLVALNSMTDKQLSEYSELYKQKSASARKQAEFELIGMKSDTEKRIIELRAAANKELGTLEKDWVTKIQSITKATDTELMSLKTIGKQAGQGLLVGLASMEDSLVSKARDIANAISNAMAKALQVKSPSLVTTKIGKFVGEGVIVGMQKTVASIKRTAQMVANAAIPDVAVAGTGKFGSQGGRAASSTNNYSSPITVHLNYSGNSSPEDAMRMVDIVEVELGSRMISRLRMSGVKG; encoded by the coding sequence ATGGCAGAGGATATAGGCTCATTAGCGATATCACTTTCCATTGACAGTGCGAATTTTGAGCAATCAATGTCCAGTATTGACAGAAACCTACGCGCAATGGGTCAAGAAATGCGTAGTGTGCAAGCGCGAGGGCGTGAATGGGGCGCATCCACAGATGGATTAACAACCCGACAAGAGACATTATCCCGCATGCTTGACGGACAGGGTACCAAGGTTGAGAGATTGAGAGCGGCTTATGAAGCGAGTAGAGCGGCAACTGGCGAAAATTCAGCAGCTACTGAAAATCTTGCTATCCAGTTAAACCGAGCGACTGCTGAATATAACCGAACAGAAACAGAACTAAATCAAGTGAGGGATGCGCTACGTCGTCAAGCTGACGAATTGCGATTGAGTCAATCTAACTGGACTCGGTTAGGTGAGACATTACAAGCAGTGGGTTCAGGGATACAGGCCGTGGGAGATAAGGTGACGAGTGTCGGTAAAGGGTTGACGGTCGGATTAACTGCTCCAATTCTAGCATTTGGTGCGGCAGGAATAGCCGCATTCAATGATGTGGATGAAGCAATCGATACGGTTATAACCAAAACTGGTGCCACCGGAGATGCTGCTGGGAAATTAGCTGAAAACTTTAGAGCCGTCGCAAAACGTGTGCCGGATGATTTACTGTCAGTCGGTGAAGCAATCGGTGAAGTCAATACGCAGTTTGGATTCCTCGGTACTGAGTTAGAAGACGCATCCCAGTTAATGCTTCAGTTCGCAAACATCAACGGAACAGACGTCACTTCAGCTTCAATCGCATCTAAACAAGCGATTGAAGCGTATGGACTGGCAAACAGTGATTTAAACAGTGTACTAGATTCTGTAACCAAAACCGCTCAAGATACAGGACAATCAGTAGATTCCTTATTCGATAAAGCTACAAAAGGTGCGCCACAAATTAAAGCTTTAGGGCTTACTTTCTCCGAAGGTACTGCGCTAATCGGATCGTTTGAAAAAGCAGGGGTAGATTCAAGCGCTGCGCTATCAAGCATGAGTAAAGCGCAAGTTATTTTCGCTAAAAGTGGCAAAACATTAGAAGAAGGATTAAACGGCACGATTAAAGCCATATTGGGCGCTAAAACTGAAACAGATGCTTTGAACATTGCGGCAAAAGTATTCGGAACTAAAGGTGGCCCTCGTATGGTTGATGCCATCAAGCGAGGAACCTTTAATTTAGATGAATTTACAGGTGCGGGAGAGAAGGCAGCTGGCACAGTTAAGAAAACATTTGACGAAACGGTTGACCCGATTGACCAAGCGGCAATAGCAATGAATAACGCTAAATTAGCAATGGCTGAAGTTGGGGAAGTTGTACAAGCAGCGCTGTTGCCATTTATGGAAAAGGCAACAAAGGTGTTGGGTCAGGCAGCTGATAAATTTAGAGAGTTGAGTCCGGAAGCTAAGAAGACAATACTTATTATCGCGGGAGCAGCAGCCGCTGTAGGTCCTACGCTTGTTGTTTTGGGTACACTTATCAGTTCAGTTGGCTCAATTGTTGGCGCATTTGGTGCTGCTTCCTTGTCAATAGCGGGAGCTGGTGGTTTAGGAGCGGCAATACTAGGACTTGCGGGACCAGTTGGAATTGCAGTTTTAGCAATTGGAGGTATCGCGGCAGCTGGTTACGGATTGTATAAAATGCTGAATCAGACCTCTATACCCGAGATTGACATATTTGGTGACAAGGTCTCTGATAATACTCAGAAGGCTGTAGGTGCATTCACCAAACTAAACGACGAGGCTACTGTGCAATTGAACGGATTAAAATGGAGTGGTATCGCTGTAAGTGATGAAATGGCTACTGGCATTATAGGGTCATTCAACAAAATGGGTGACACTGTTCTTGCTGAAATGCAAACTGATCACGCATCACAATTGGCAACAGCTCAGCAGTACTTCACAGAGAATAAAACGTTGACAGACGAAGAGCAAAAAGGGTTGTTAAAAACAATTGTGGATGGTCAAGTGGAGAAAGAAAAAACCGTCACAGATGCTCAGAAGCAATTTAACGCGATAATAACTAAAGCATCGGAAGAGCGTCGTCAAGTCACAGCGGCAGAACAGGCTATATTAGATACTTTGCAAAGAGAAATGATGGAAACGGGTATCAAGCATCTTTCTGAAAGCGAAGAAGAATCTTTAGTTATCTTGGAACGCCTGAAGTTGGAATCTGGAAAAATCAGTGCAGAGCAAGCGTTAGATACTGCAGCACGTGCCCGTGAATCTCGGGACTCGGTAGTTGAAGAAGCGGAAAAGAAATATGACGAGACTATTGCGTTTGCTATGCTTTTAAAAGAGGACGGATCTGCAGAATCGGAAGCTCTCTATAAAAAGATTGTGGAAGATGCTGAAAATACTCGTGATGAAGCAGTTGCAGCGGCTGATGGTCAGTATGAGAAAGTTATTTCTATTGCGAAGGTAAAAGGCGACGAGTACGTCACTGAAACGGAACTACGCCTCGGAAAAGTTATGACTGCGTGGCAAAAAGCGGGATTCGACATTGGAGCAGACGTTTCTGTAATGAGCATAAACGTTGTAAGAGATTTAAAAACAATGGCTATCGATGGCGCGGTATGGTTTGCAAAACTCAAGGGAGATGGAATAAAAGCCGCGGCAGGTTTAGCGACTGGTATCAGTACGGCAATAAAATCAATACCCAGTATTGTTAGGGGGATATTAGTCGATGCAGCAGTAGAAGCGGCGAAGAGTATAATCGAATTCAAGGAAGTCGGAGAAGATATCGTTGCCGGACTAAGAAAAGGATTGGTGAAAAAATCAGCAGAGGTTACCCTAGATGCTTACAATTTAGGGCGTTCCATGGTTGACAGTATCTCTAAATCCATCGGACGGAAATCGCCAGCTACAGAATTTATTAAAGTCGCAGAGGATGCAGGAAAAGGTCTTGTAGTCGGTATGAAGAATAGCACAAGCGATGTGTCTAAAGCCTCCAAGGATACGGGACAAGCTATGGTTGATGCCGTCACTGGTGCAAGTAAAGCGCTCTCAGCGGCTACTCGGAAAAATGCGGAAGAAATAAAGAAGATAGCCTCTGATGCGGAGAAGAAACGAACAGAAATTCAAAAAGAATACGCGGATAAAAGGGCTGAACTGGGACAACAATCCGCTAAATCTGCACAAACTGCATTGAAAACATCGAAAGATAAGAAGGGCGTAATAGTTACCACAGGTATGGAGAAGTTATATGAAATCCAAAAAGCCGCTTCCACTAAAATAACCAAACTCAATGAAGATGAGCAGAAAAAGCTCGCTACAGTTAACGAAAAAGCTTGGACAGATATGCAGAAAAAAGAATCAGAAGTATCGAAAGCTAGATTAGAATCCGTTAAAACATACGTTGCTGATAAGAATTCGATAGACGAATTGTCAGTAGTGGCAGAGTCCGAAATTTGGAGAAAATCACTGGCACTATTCGAAGTTGGCACAAAGGAACGAATTGACGTACAGAAATTGTATCAAGCTTCACTGAAAACCATTAATGACGAGGTAGTCAAAATTAACGATGATCACGCCAAACAAGTCCTCGAAATCAATGAAAGATTGCGTAAGGGTGAAGAAGACCTGAACTCTACGTACAAGAAAGCCGTGGAAGATAGAGCGGAGTCAATTCGTAGTTTCGCAGGACTATTCGATGAAATTGTTTATAAAGCTGAGACAACCGGAGAGGAACTTATTGCAAATCTTCGGGGGCAAGTAAGCTATATTGACGGATGGGCGCACAGCATAGAAATGTTAGCTAAAAGGGGAATCGATGAAGGATTACTTGAAGAGCTGCGTGCTATGGGACCGAAAGCGTTACCGCAATTAGTGGCGCTCAACTCTATGACTGACAAACAACTCTCTGAGTACTCCGAACTGTACAAACAAAAATCGGCATCAGCAAGAAAGCAAGCCGAGTTTGAATTAATTGGAATGAAATCCGATACTGAAAAACGCATTATTGAATTACGTGCTGCGGCAAATAAAGAACTGGGAACACTGGAAAAAGATTGGGTTACGAAAATCCAATCTATCACTAAAGCTACTGATACTGAGTTGATGTCCCTTAAAACAATCGGGAAACAAGCTGGACAAGGTTTGCTCGTGGGCTTGGCCAGTATGGAAGATTCCCTTGTATCAAAAGCTCGGGATATAGCAAACGCAATAAGCAATGCGATGGCAAAAGCATTGCAGGTTAAGTCTCCGTCTTTGGTAACAACTAAGATTGGTAAATTTGTAGGTGAAGGTGTGATAGTTGGGATGCAGAAAACTGTCGCATCGATTAAACGTACAGCCCAAATGGTCGCAAATGCGGCAATTCCGGATGTTGCTGTTGCAGGAACGGGTAAATTCGGCTCACAAGGCGGACGTGCTGCGTCTTCCACAAATAATTACAGTTCACCTATTACTGTCCATTTAAATTATAGTGGTAACAGTTCACCAGAGGATGCTATGCGGATGGTTGATATCGTCGAAGTAGAATTAGGTAGTAGGATGATTTCGAGATTAAGAATGAGCGGGGTGAAGGGTTGA
- a CDS encoding major tail protein, which produces MGVSTTGLDSFHIALYDEVAKTYGTPKKLAPSIELKTTPNVQTANQHADDMVVDTQSQEGQTDLELTVTGLTNALYAEILGKEIDGDGAVIGSGDDNPPYFALMFRSKKANGKYKHICYFKSKFSTPEESYKTKGDGIEYGTTSLKATCVNNEDGKKNKMLDEDDLNADKAALASWFTKVPEYVAPTPIP; this is translated from the coding sequence ATGGGAGTTTCAACAACTGGATTAGATAGTTTTCACATTGCGTTATATGACGAGGTAGCTAAGACATACGGTACGCCGAAAAAACTAGCTCCGTCAATAGAATTAAAAACAACTCCAAACGTTCAGACCGCTAATCAGCACGCTGACGATATGGTAGTTGATACACAATCACAAGAGGGCCAAACAGATCTAGAATTGACTGTGACAGGACTAACAAACGCGTTGTATGCCGAAATTCTAGGGAAAGAGATAGACGGGGATGGCGCGGTTATTGGTTCCGGTGACGATAACCCTCCTTATTTTGCGCTAATGTTCCGTTCAAAGAAAGCAAACGGAAAATATAAGCACATTTGTTACTTTAAAAGCAAATTTTCCACACCAGAAGAAAGCTATAAAACAAAAGGTGATGGTATTGAATACGGGACAACTTCCCTTAAAGCGACATGCGTAAATAATGAAGATGGCAAAAAGAATAAAATGCTTGATGAAGACGATCTGAACGCTGATAAAGCCGCTCTTGCAAGTTGGTTTACGAAAGTACCTGAATACGTCGCGCCTACACCGATACCTTGA
- a CDS encoding head-tail connector protein, translating to MMLEDVKKTLRISSAVFDYEIQDLIDAGESDLRLSGIYFADTTNPLIKRALITYCKANFGYDNPEADRFQNSYDMLKMNLSLAGDFREPI from the coding sequence ATGATGCTTGAAGACGTCAAAAAAACGTTACGTATATCTTCTGCAGTTTTTGATTATGAGATTCAAGATTTAATAGATGCCGGCGAGTCTGATTTGAGACTTTCCGGTATTTATTTTGCCGATACAACAAATCCGTTGATCAAACGAGCGCTTATCACTTATTGCAAAGCTAACTTTGGATATGACAATCCAGAAGCGGACAGATTTCAAAACTCTTATGACATGTTGAAAATGAATTTAAGTTTGGCAGGTGATTTCCGTGAGCCGATTTAA
- a CDS encoding HK97-gp10 family putative phage morphogenesis protein has product MARLVMDGLAELQARLAELADATNIKEDALTESGEHLRQAIYDAVPVRTGKLKESIIKGEVVDGVIQIGPSQQGPAFRAHFVEFGTSKMSARPFMRPTFEREKTNIERIMADAIRRGLGL; this is encoded by the coding sequence ATGGCTAGATTAGTAATGGATGGACTAGCGGAACTTCAAGCCAGATTAGCAGAATTGGCGGATGCAACAAACATTAAAGAAGATGCGCTCACCGAATCGGGCGAACACTTGCGACAAGCTATATACGACGCTGTACCAGTCAGGACCGGGAAATTGAAAGAGAGCATCATAAAGGGGGAAGTTGTGGACGGTGTGATTCAGATTGGACCATCACAACAAGGCCCTGCATTCCGTGCTCATTTTGTGGAATTCGGGACAAGTAAGATGAGTGCTCGCCCGTTCATGCGCCCAACATTTGAGCGTGAGAAAACGAATATCGAACGAATCATGGCAGATGCGATTCGGAGGGGATTAGGCTTATGA
- a CDS encoding HK97 family phage prohead protease, with product MDKTEKRELTTQKIELREDDDGMRTISGYAVKWELKSEIMGYFRRFREQFKKGAFTETLDNEDQRFLWSHDTSKVLGRTKNNTLRLSEDEIGLRFELDLPNTTLGNDTYESIKRGDVDGVSFGFQMRKQEMDESDEDNIVRTVVQAKLLEVSAVAFPAYPDSEVSARGYDPMKQYADEQDSMELRQKLILETYL from the coding sequence TTGGACAAAACGGAAAAAAGGGAACTGACAACGCAAAAGATTGAACTTCGTGAGGATGACGACGGTATGCGAACCATTTCTGGATATGCAGTGAAATGGGAATTGAAATCTGAGATTATGGGGTATTTTCGGAGGTTTAGGGAGCAATTTAAAAAAGGAGCTTTCACAGAAACGCTAGATAACGAAGATCAACGTTTTTTATGGTCGCACGACACATCTAAGGTTCTTGGACGTACCAAAAATAATACATTGAGACTGAGTGAGGATGAAATTGGGTTGCGTTTTGAATTGGATTTGCCGAATACCACGCTTGGAAATGATACTTACGAATCCATCAAAAGAGGCGATGTAGACGGTGTATCGTTCGGATTCCAGATGCGTAAACAAGAAATGGATGAATCAGACGAAGACAATATTGTTCGGACTGTTGTTCAGGCGAAACTTTTGGAAGTAAGTGCTGTGGCATTCCCTGCATATCCGGATTCTGAAGTAAGCGCACGAGGTTATGATCCTATGAAGCAATACGCAGATGAACAAGATTCTATGGAATTGCGACAAAAATTGATATTAGAAACATACCTATGA
- a CDS encoding phage major capsid protein, producing the protein MTKQEFLKLNIQFFAGKSIEQIEARKTEIRKLLGSDTPPNMEEMKAFEDELRELNEKAEEIEKRSSLIAQATAIEAGTVESRTLQTFNTQPEERDQGTDSLEYRSAFMNYVLKGEAISNEVRANALTKTTDIGSVIPQTVLQKIIEKIESVGMILPLVTRTALKGGVTIPTSSVKPVATWVAEGAGSDKQKKTTGSLTFNYHKLRCAVAVSLEVDTMALPVFESTLINNVVEAMTKAIEQSIINGSGTGQPKGILTETPVAGQALDVAAIGYDTLIDAETALPLEYESDAVWCMTKKTFMAFAGMVDANKQPIGRVNYGISGKPERVLLGRPVVLVNYIDSFSATLAAGKSFAFLFNFKDYILNTNYQMGVKKYEDNETDDLVTKAIMVVDGKVVDVNSLVVLKKKA; encoded by the coding sequence ATGACAAAACAAGAATTTTTAAAATTGAACATCCAGTTTTTCGCAGGGAAATCGATTGAGCAAATCGAAGCGCGGAAAACAGAAATCCGCAAGCTATTGGGTAGTGATACGCCACCTAATATGGAAGAAATGAAAGCTTTCGAAGACGAACTTCGCGAATTAAATGAAAAAGCAGAGGAAATAGAAAAGCGTTCGTCATTAATTGCACAAGCAACAGCAATTGAAGCTGGAACGGTCGAGTCTCGCACTCTTCAAACGTTTAATACGCAACCTGAAGAACGAGATCAAGGCACGGATTCACTTGAATACCGTAGTGCTTTTATGAATTATGTACTAAAAGGCGAAGCGATTTCTAATGAAGTTCGTGCAAACGCACTTACTAAAACGACTGATATAGGCTCTGTGATTCCACAAACGGTTTTACAAAAAATCATCGAGAAAATTGAATCTGTAGGAATGATCCTACCACTCGTCACGCGTACAGCTCTTAAAGGTGGCGTGACTATCCCGACATCATCAGTTAAGCCTGTAGCAACATGGGTGGCAGAAGGTGCCGGAAGCGACAAGCAGAAGAAAACAACTGGCAGTTTGACGTTTAACTACCACAAGCTACGTTGTGCGGTTGCTGTGTCACTTGAAGTCGATACAATGGCATTGCCAGTGTTCGAATCTACTCTTATTAACAACGTAGTGGAAGCAATGACTAAGGCGATTGAGCAGTCTATCATTAACGGTTCGGGTACAGGTCAACCTAAAGGTATCCTGACAGAAACTCCGGTGGCAGGACAAGCGCTCGATGTGGCAGCTATCGGTTACGACACATTAATTGATGCGGAAACAGCGCTCCCGCTAGAATACGAGTCGGATGCAGTATGGTGTATGACTAAGAAGACGTTTATGGCGTTTGCGGGAATGGTTGATGCTAACAAACAACCTATTGGTCGTGTGAATTACGGCATCAGCGGTAAGCCAGAGCGTGTTCTCTTGGGGCGTCCTGTTGTGCTTGTAAACTATATCGATAGTTTCTCAGCAACTCTTGCTGCAGGGAAATCGTTTGCATTCCTATTCAACTTCAAAGATTATATTTTGAATACAAACTATCAAATGGGTGTCAAGAAGTACGAAGATAACGAGACCGATGATCTAGTAACAAAAGCTATCATGGTCGTGGACGGTAAAGTGGTCGATGTTAATTCATTGGTGGTCCTCAAGAAAAAAGCATAA
- the gpG gene encoding phage tail assembly chaperone G, which translates to MKIELILDGKEKIYMVPFIKSRMYRKLLVIKKSMDFTNIGEVEMDELVGFVCEIFNGQFTIDEFYEGLPVDKLMPTLMNAMNEAGGNPAAERGDGDDFDKDKKK; encoded by the coding sequence ATGAAAATAGAATTAATATTGGACGGGAAAGAAAAAATTTACATGGTGCCATTCATTAAATCTCGTATGTATAGGAAGTTGCTAGTGATTAAAAAAAGTATGGATTTCACCAACATTGGCGAAGTAGAAATGGACGAGCTAGTAGGTTTCGTGTGCGAAATTTTTAATGGCCAGTTCACTATTGACGAGTTTTACGAAGGTCTACCAGTCGATAAACTGATGCCTACCCTTATGAACGCAATGAATGAAGCTGGCGGTAATCCTGCAGCAGAACGTGGTGACGGTGACGATTTCGATAAAGATAAAAAAAAATAA